A region from the Eptesicus fuscus isolate TK198812 chromosome 1, DD_ASM_mEF_20220401, whole genome shotgun sequence genome encodes:
- the TMEM35A gene encoding novel acetylcholine receptor chaperone: protein MASPRTVTVVALSVALGLFFVFMGTIKLTPRLSKDAYNEMKRAYKTYVRALPLLKKMGINSILLRKSIGALEVACGIVMTLVPGRPKDVANFFLLLLVLVVLFFHQLVGDPLKRYAHALVFGILLTCRLLIARKPEDRSSEKKFSPQGNVGNAGKAEEQPSLYEKAPQGKMKLS, encoded by the exons ATGGCATCCCCCAGAACCGTAACTGTCGTGGCCCTCTCAGTGGCCCTGGGactcttctttgtttttatggGGACTATCAAGTTGACCCCCAGGCTCAGCAAGGATGCCTACAATGAGATG AAACGTGCTTACAAGACCTATGTTCGAGCACTTCCTCTGCTGAAGAAAATGGGGATCAATTCCATTCTCCTCCGTAAAAGCATTGGTGCTCTTGAGGTGGCCTGTGGCATTGTCATGACCCTTGTGCCTGGACGTCCCAAAGATGTGGCCAACTTCTTCCTGCTTTTGCTGGTGTTGGTTGTGCTCTTCTTCCATCAGCTGGTCGGTGATCCTCTCAAACGCTATGCCCATGCCCTTGTGTTTGGAATCCTACTCACCTGCCGCCTGCTGATTGCCCGAAAGCCTGAAGACCGTTCTTCTGAGAAGAAGTTCTCGCCCCAAGGAAACGTAGGAAATGCGGGGAAAGCAGAGGAGCAGCCCTCCTTATATGAGAAGGCCCCTCAGGGCAAAATGAAGTTGTCATAG